From a region of the Plodia interpunctella isolate USDA-ARS_2022_Savannah chromosome 13, ilPloInte3.2, whole genome shotgun sequence genome:
- the LOC128674857 gene encoding forkhead box protein J2-like, translated as MSESPGVEWLPAYSPGPPRHSPLGPIPRFLYEDVQPLGLQQENNNKESDQKENANKIQHAKPAYSYASMIRLAINSSPNGKMTLNEIYNYICNAFPYYKEAGKGWMNSIRHNLSLNKCFMKVARSKDDPGKGSYWAMDTSYKMAEVTPRRRRSLRMAPYSPECSSNSSGEAGAPPPDIAPTPPATPTTPTTPTTPTSPAAPAPLQGGAIKEEPNTKHTDDALTALMNEELMADVDITRERLWCSGVRRHVCGALRHSALTDDYGNFVVQRLDDCDCPVDDDVTDPAPAAAAAAAGYWPPQIL; from the exons ATGAGCGAGTCTCCAGGCGTGGAGTGGCTGCCGGCCTACAGCCCGGGCCCGCCACGCCACAGCCCGCTCGGACCCATCCCGCGGTTCCTCTACGAGGATGTTCAGCCACTGGGGCTGCAGCAGGAGAACAACAACAAAGAATCAGACCAGAAAGAGAATGCAAACAAAATTCAACACGCGAAGCCAGCATACAG CTATGCCAGTATGATCAGGCTGGCGATCAACAGCTCTCCAAACGGGAAGATGACACTGAACGAGATCTACAACTACATATGTAATGCATTCCCTTATTACAAAGAAGCAGGAAAGGGTTGGATG aACTCGATAAGGCACAACTTGTCGCTGAACAAATGCTTCATGAAGGTGGCGCGCAGCAAGGACGACCCCGGCAAGGGCTCGTACTGGGCCATGGACACCAGCTACAAGATGGCGGAGGTCACGCCTCGCCGTCGCCGGAGTCTCAGG ATGGCGCCGTACAGCCCGGAGTGCAGCTCCAACAGCAGCGGCGAGGCgggcgcgccgccgcccgacATCGCGCCCACGCCCCCCGCCACCCCCACCACCCCCACTACCCCCACCACCCCCACCTCGcccgccgcgcccgcgccgctgCAGGGGGGCGCCATCAAAGAGGAGCCGA aTACGAAACACACGGACGACGCTTTGACAGCGCTCATGAATGAGGAACTCATGGCTGATGTAGATATTACCAGAG AACGCCTGTGGTGTTCGGGGGTGCGCAGACACGTGTGCGGAGCCCTGCGGCACTCCGCGCTGACGGACGACTACGGGAACTTCGTGGTGCAGCGTCTGGACGACTGCGACTGCCCCGTCGACGATGACGTCACCGAccccgcgcccgccgccgccgccgccgccgccggctACTGGCCGCCGCAGATTTTATAA